CCTGCTCTCAACAACAAGGCTTGTATTCGCGCAACCTTCCACCCCAAGCTTCATCACCGTGTAGCACCATGACAGCCACCCGCCTGCCGTTTCGAACCTACCTTTATTTCCTGGCCCAATCCATCAACCTGACCACCGCCGTCATGTCCGTCACCATGGCGGCCCTGGTCGGTGGCAGTCTGGCTCCCGAACCGTGGCTATCCACCGTGCCCTACGGTTTTCAGTTCCTGTTTGTGATGCTGTTCACACTGCCGGCCTCCAGGCTGATGGCCGCCATAGGCCGGAAAAAATCCTTTTTGCTGGCCAGCCTGCCCTTGGCCGCCTCGGGTGTGGTCGGTTACTGGGCAATCGAACTGAAACAGTTTTCCTGGCTGGTGGCATCGCATGCCTTGCTGGGCATTTACATTGCCTTTGCCAACTTCAACCGCTTTGCCGCTACCGACGGACTTGGCAGCACGCTCAAACCGCGTGCTATCTCCCTGGTGGTAGCCGGAGGGGTAATTGCCGCCGTAACAGGCCCCTTGCTGATACGGAGTTTGAAAACCAGCAGTTTCGGGCCCGAGTTCGCCGCCTGCTACGCCGCCTTCGCTTTGCTGGCTGTGATCTCCTTCATCCTGAATCTGTGCATCAAGGAAGTGCGGCCAGCTCGGCCTGCGGCGCGCCAGAAAACCAATCGTGGCCAGACCTTGGGCCTGGTGCTGCATAACAAGACGCTGGCTATTGCCATCTGCATCGCCGCGATTGGCTACGGCATCATGAACTTGCTGATGATTCAGGCGTCCATGCACATGTCCCATCTTCATGTGCATTTTTCAGACATCAGCACCGCGATTCAATGGCATGTGCTGGCCATGTTCGCCCCTTCTTTCTTTACCGGCATTCTGATCCAGAAATTTGGCCTGA
This genomic window from Alcaligenes faecalis contains:
- a CDS encoding MFS transporter, translated to MTATRLPFRTYLYFLAQSINLTTAVMSVTMAALVGGSLAPEPWLSTVPYGFQFLFVMLFTLPASRLMAAIGRKKSFLLASLPLAASGVVGYWAIELKQFSWLVASHALLGIYIAFANFNRFAATDGLGSTLKPRAISLVVAGGVIAAVTGPLLIRSLKTSSFGPEFAACYAAFALLAVISFILNLCIKEVRPARPAARQKTNRGQTLGLVLHNKTLAIAICIAAIGYGIMNLLMIQASMHMSHLHVHFSDISTAIQWHVLAMFAPSFFTGILIQKFGLKTIAITGILLLLVSSLVNIVGHSYTMLTLSLLILGLGWNFTYVGGSALLTESLEGKPQFLEVQGLNDLGVSICATLGAFAPAFLFSFAGWSGTNILSAIICLALLIMAVLYIQPQKVNEA